From the Cryptosporangium aurantiacum genome, one window contains:
- a CDS encoding ABC transporter ATP-binding protein: protein MTTTDAWHGVAAEQADEVSDEAGVRLRRRSRALLGSLLRPYRRRVAVASLLLVVQNISGLAGPFLISVGIDAGLPPLVNDGDGSVVFAVAAALAGATVVEYAARRAYLEFSARITHGILYDLRRRAFAHLQRLSPAFHERYTSGRVISRLTSDVDALTDLLDGSLDDLVIQGLNVLVIGVILLVLDWRMGLLTLVAFPFLALIIGWFRRRSGPAYRRTRETVALVIVHIVETLGGMRAVQAFRREPRNNTLFGGLATDLADADRRVIRLMAVFAPGVYGVSIATTALVLGVGGWLAASGHLQVGVLTAILLYTRRFFDPMTQLSMFYNSLQAATAALEKISGVLEEQSEIAPPADPVPLPVHAGRGRQVELRGVRFGYRDDRIVLPNLDLTIPAGQTVALLGSTGAGKSTVARLIARFYDPLGGSVRLDGVDLREVDEAALQAAIITVTQENFLFRGSVADNIRFGRPDASRAQVEAAAAEVGAERMIRALPAGFDTPVGERGTRLSAGQRQLVAFARAVLADPDVLILDEATSSLDIPSERAVQQALRTLLADRTAVIIAHRLSTVEIADRVLILDAGGIVEDGPPAELLASGGRYTALQELARR, encoded by the coding sequence GTGACGACCACCGATGCGTGGCACGGCGTCGCTGCCGAGCAGGCCGACGAGGTGTCCGACGAGGCAGGCGTGCGGCTGCGGCGGCGGAGCCGGGCGCTGCTCGGCAGCCTCCTCCGGCCCTACCGGCGCCGAGTCGCGGTCGCCTCGCTGCTGCTGGTCGTCCAGAACATCAGCGGGCTGGCCGGGCCGTTCCTGATCAGCGTCGGCATCGACGCGGGCCTGCCGCCGCTGGTGAACGACGGTGACGGCAGCGTCGTGTTCGCCGTCGCCGCGGCGCTGGCCGGTGCGACCGTGGTGGAGTACGCGGCGCGGCGCGCCTACCTGGAGTTCAGCGCGCGGATCACCCACGGCATCCTCTACGACCTGCGTCGACGAGCATTCGCGCACCTTCAGCGGCTCTCCCCCGCGTTCCACGAGCGCTACACGTCCGGCCGGGTGATCTCGCGCCTGACCTCGGACGTCGACGCGCTGACCGACCTGCTCGACGGCAGCCTCGACGACCTGGTCATCCAAGGGCTGAACGTGCTGGTGATCGGCGTCATCCTGCTCGTGCTGGACTGGCGGATGGGTCTGCTGACGCTGGTCGCGTTCCCGTTCCTGGCGCTGATCATCGGCTGGTTCCGCCGACGCTCCGGCCCGGCGTACCGGCGCACCAGGGAGACCGTCGCGCTCGTCATCGTCCACATCGTGGAGACGCTCGGCGGCATGCGCGCGGTGCAGGCGTTCCGGCGGGAGCCGCGGAACAACACACTGTTCGGAGGCCTCGCCACCGACCTGGCCGACGCCGACCGCCGCGTCATACGGCTGATGGCGGTCTTCGCCCCCGGCGTCTACGGGGTGTCGATCGCGACGACCGCGCTGGTGCTGGGCGTCGGCGGATGGCTCGCCGCGAGCGGCCACCTCCAGGTCGGTGTGCTGACGGCGATCCTGCTCTACACCCGCCGGTTCTTCGACCCGATGACGCAGCTGTCGATGTTCTACAACAGCCTGCAAGCGGCGACCGCCGCGCTGGAGAAGATCTCCGGCGTGCTGGAGGAGCAGTCCGAGATCGCTCCGCCGGCCGACCCGGTACCGCTCCCGGTGCACGCAGGTCGCGGTCGGCAGGTCGAGCTGCGGGGTGTCCGGTTCGGGTATCGAGACGACCGGATCGTGCTGCCGAACCTCGACCTGACGATTCCGGCCGGGCAGACCGTCGCGCTGCTGGGCTCCACCGGCGCGGGCAAGTCGACGGTCGCCCGGTTGATCGCCCGGTTCTACGACCCGCTCGGCGGATCGGTCCGGCTGGACGGCGTCGATCTGCGGGAGGTCGACGAGGCCGCGCTGCAGGCGGCGATCATCACGGTGACCCAGGAGAACTTCCTGTTCCGCGGCTCGGTGGCCGACAACATCCGGTTCGGACGCCCGGACGCGAGCCGCGCGCAGGTGGAGGCCGCAGCCGCCGAGGTCGGAGCGGAGCGCATGATCCGTGCGCTTCCGGCAGGGTTCGACACCCCGGTCGGTGAGCGCGGCACGCGGCTGTCCGCCGGGCAGCGGCAGCTGGTGGCGTTCGCCAGGGCCGTGCTGGCCGACCCGGATGTCCTGATCCTGGACGAGGCCACCTCGTCGCTGGACATCCCGAGCGAACGCGCGGTGCAGCAGGCCCTGCGGACGCTGCTGGCCGACCGGACCGCGGTGATCATCGCGCACCGGCTCTCCACCGTGGAGATCGCCGACCGGGTGCTCATCCTCGACGCCGGAGGCATCGTGGAGGACGGTCCGCCGGCCGAGCTGCTCGCCAGCGGCGGCCGCTACACCGCCCTCCAAGAGCTGGCGCGCCGCTAG
- a CDS encoding MurR/RpiR family transcriptional regulator, whose product MTEQPTTEETLADVIRQRLGECSPAERKVARVLLADYPSAGFETVARLATRAGVSGPTVVRFATRLGFQGFPDFQRGLRTETSVVDRVPANRQTPLLDAVNAAAKAMVRTVVGLPPYDVAEAVELLADRRRHVYVVGGSLLAGYLHQLLATVRAGVHLVGTPPVTTLADLTGRDVLVVFDLPPYEPAVTALARYAARLHAKVVLFTAAGLSPAAAHAEVVLPSDASPRALTPAVALLEAIAGGVLDRIGPEGAHRMEQTEALAADLDGGQA is encoded by the coding sequence GTGACCGAACAACCAACGACGGAAGAAACACTGGCCGATGTCATACGACAGCGGCTGGGCGAGTGCAGCCCGGCGGAACGCAAGGTCGCTCGGGTCCTGCTGGCCGACTACCCGTCCGCCGGCTTCGAGACTGTGGCCCGGCTGGCGACCCGGGCGGGGGTGAGTGGACCGACCGTCGTGCGTTTTGCGACCAGGCTCGGCTTCCAGGGGTTCCCGGACTTCCAACGAGGACTGCGCACCGAGACCTCGGTGGTCGACCGGGTCCCGGCCAACCGGCAGACACCGCTGCTCGACGCGGTGAACGCGGCCGCCAAGGCGATGGTCCGCACGGTCGTCGGGCTACCGCCGTACGACGTCGCGGAGGCGGTCGAGTTGCTCGCCGACCGGCGCCGCCACGTCTACGTGGTCGGTGGCTCGCTGCTGGCGGGGTACCTCCACCAGCTGCTGGCGACGGTCCGGGCGGGGGTCCACCTGGTCGGGACACCACCGGTGACGACGTTGGCCGATCTCACCGGCCGGGACGTCCTGGTCGTCTTCGACCTGCCACCGTACGAGCCGGCCGTGACGGCGCTGGCCCGCTACGCCGCCCGGCTGCACGCGAAGGTCGTCCTGTTCACCGCGGCCGGGCTGTCGCCAGCCGCAGCGCACGCCGAGGTGGTGCTGCCCAGCGACGCGTCGCCGCGCGCGCTGACCCCGGCCGTGGCGCTGCTGGAGGCGATCGCCGGCGGCGTCCTCGACCGCATCGGCCCGGAAGGCGCGCACCGGATGGAGCAGACCGAGGCCCTCGCCGCCGACCTCGACGGCGGTCAGGCCTAG
- a CDS encoding DNA recombination protein RmuC: protein MSTATLLGLIVVALVCLAAGAAAGWFAAMARNAAETAGLRATVEASRAGEERLEQALRAVSAEAIERNNSAFSQLVGPIRESIANVEHTVVELERDRAVAHAALREQVNAMQQTGEKLRVETGQLVSALKAPQVRGRWGEHQLRRIVEVAGMVEHCDFVEQATSSTEDGILRPDLVVTLAGGKSVVVDAKVPFAAYLEAMEARDERDRSARMQAHARHLRTHVEQLAAKAYWQRFEPTPEFVVLFVPADTFLDAALQREPNLLEHAFSRNIVVATPSTLIALLRTIAYTWRQEALAENAAAVHALGRDLYQRLSTMGGHVDKLGSALGNAVARYNDAVGSLEARVLVSARRFTDLQVATSDIAAPRQVEAVPRALQAPELVD from the coding sequence ATGTCCACCGCCACCCTTCTCGGCCTGATCGTCGTCGCGCTGGTGTGTCTGGCCGCCGGTGCCGCGGCGGGCTGGTTCGCCGCGATGGCCCGGAACGCGGCCGAGACCGCGGGCCTGCGCGCCACTGTGGAGGCTTCCCGGGCGGGCGAGGAGCGGTTGGAGCAGGCGCTACGGGCGGTGTCCGCGGAGGCGATCGAGCGGAACAACAGCGCGTTCTCGCAACTCGTCGGGCCGATCCGGGAGAGCATCGCCAACGTCGAGCACACCGTCGTCGAACTCGAACGGGACCGGGCCGTGGCGCACGCCGCGCTGCGTGAGCAGGTCAACGCGATGCAGCAGACCGGCGAGAAGCTCCGCGTCGAGACCGGCCAGCTGGTCTCCGCGCTCAAGGCCCCGCAGGTCCGCGGACGCTGGGGCGAGCACCAGCTGCGGCGGATCGTCGAGGTGGCGGGGATGGTCGAGCACTGCGACTTCGTCGAGCAGGCCACCTCGAGCACCGAGGACGGCATCCTGCGCCCCGACCTGGTCGTGACGCTCGCCGGCGGCAAGAGCGTCGTGGTGGACGCGAAGGTGCCGTTCGCCGCGTACCTGGAGGCGATGGAGGCCCGGGACGAGCGGGACCGGTCCGCTCGGATGCAGGCGCACGCCCGGCACCTCCGCACGCACGTCGAGCAGCTCGCGGCGAAGGCCTACTGGCAGCGGTTCGAGCCGACGCCGGAGTTCGTCGTGCTGTTCGTCCCCGCGGACACGTTCCTGGACGCCGCCCTGCAGCGCGAGCCGAACCTGCTCGAGCACGCGTTCAGCCGGAACATCGTCGTCGCGACGCCGTCGACGCTGATCGCGCTGCTGCGGACGATCGCGTACACGTGGCGTCAGGAGGCCCTGGCTGAGAACGCGGCCGCGGTCCACGCGCTGGGGCGCGACCTGTACCAGCGGCTGTCCACGATGGGCGGTCACGTGGACAAGCTGGGGTCGGCGCTGGGCAACGCGGTGGCCCGCTACAACGACGCGGTGGGGTCGCTGGAGGCGCGGGTGCTGGTGAGCGCACGCCGGTTCACCGATTTGCAGGTCGCCACCAGCGACATCGCAGCACCGCGCCAGGTCGAGGCCGTCCCCAGGGCGCTGCAGGCCCCGGAACTCGTCGACTGA
- a CDS encoding methyl-accepting chemotaxis protein, whose protein sequence is MSLRSFFGDRSVGQKLSAFGVLAVVGAVGVGIVGARGLTVAHESAERVLAAGVLTRATLQADMDHDAIRGDVLLALVDPAANLSDVRTEFTDHADELRSLVEQVRDAGVSTAVSSAADESLTAIDTYTERADAVLTAAATSRTQALALLPEFNTAFTAVEQALPEVADGVQAQADREAARVDDARRSALIAIAVTGILLALAVLAVATTLIRSVVSRLRTIEHVVLGLARGDLTRRAGLTGRDEFGRLGTELDHAVGNVAAIAAAIATSAERLSTSSSDLVSSGEQISVSASGAASAAGSVAFRAEEVSSHVQAVSAGSEQMGASIQEIAQNAARAADVASSAVRGAAGARDTVERLGSSSAQVGEVVRVITSIAEQTNLLALNATIEAARAGDLGKGFAVVAGEVKDLAQETARATDDIAQRVSAIQADTEGAVAAIAEIAEVIGQINEFQTTIAAAVEEQSATVTEMNRSVSEAATGTASIADTIRGVADTAGEISGQADGSRSSAGALAGMAAELEHLVAGFRR, encoded by the coding sequence ATGTCGCTGCGTTCGTTCTTCGGGGATCGTTCGGTCGGCCAGAAGCTCTCGGCGTTCGGTGTCCTCGCGGTCGTGGGCGCGGTCGGCGTCGGCATCGTCGGTGCGCGGGGTCTGACCGTGGCGCACGAGTCCGCCGAGCGTGTGCTCGCCGCGGGCGTGCTCACCCGGGCCACGCTCCAGGCCGACATGGACCACGACGCGATCCGCGGTGACGTCCTGCTCGCGCTGGTCGACCCGGCGGCGAACCTCTCCGACGTCCGCACCGAGTTCACCGACCACGCGGACGAACTCCGCAGCCTGGTCGAGCAGGTACGGGACGCGGGCGTGTCCACGGCGGTGTCCAGTGCGGCCGACGAGTCGCTGACCGCGATCGACACCTACACCGAGCGGGCCGACGCGGTCCTGACCGCCGCGGCCACCAGCCGCACGCAGGCACTGGCGCTACTGCCGGAGTTCAACACCGCGTTCACCGCCGTCGAGCAGGCGCTGCCCGAGGTGGCCGACGGCGTGCAGGCGCAGGCCGACCGTGAGGCCGCCCGGGTCGACGACGCCCGCCGCTCGGCGCTGATCGCGATCGCGGTGACCGGGATCCTGCTCGCGCTCGCCGTCCTGGCCGTGGCCACGACGCTGATCCGGTCGGTGGTCTCCCGGCTGCGCACGATCGAGCATGTCGTCCTCGGACTGGCGCGCGGTGATCTCACCCGTCGGGCCGGTCTGACCGGACGCGACGAGTTCGGACGGCTCGGCACCGAGCTCGACCACGCGGTCGGCAACGTCGCGGCCATCGCCGCGGCGATCGCCACCTCGGCCGAGCGATTGTCGACCTCGTCCTCGGACCTGGTCAGTTCCGGCGAGCAGATCAGCGTGTCGGCCTCGGGGGCGGCGTCCGCCGCGGGGTCGGTCGCATTCCGCGCCGAGGAGGTGTCCTCCCACGTGCAGGCGGTCTCGGCCGGCTCCGAGCAGATGGGCGCCTCGATCCAGGAGATCGCGCAGAACGCCGCCAGAGCCGCGGACGTCGCGTCCTCCGCGGTGCGCGGCGCCGCCGGGGCCCGGGACACGGTCGAGCGGCTGGGCTCGTCCTCGGCGCAGGTCGGCGAGGTCGTCCGGGTGATCACGTCGATCGCCGAGCAGACGAACCTGCTCGCGCTGAACGCCACGATCGAGGCGGCCCGCGCCGGCGACCTCGGCAAGGGCTTCGCGGTGGTGGCCGGTGAGGTCAAGGACCTGGCCCAGGAGACCGCCCGTGCCACCGACGACATCGCGCAGCGGGTGTCCGCGATCCAGGCCGACACCGAGGGCGCGGTCGCAGCGATCGCGGAGATCGCCGAGGTCATCGGCCAGATCAACGAGTTCCAGACGACGATCGCGGCGGCAGTCGAAGAGCAGAGCGCGACCGTGACCGAGATGAACCGCAGCGTCTCGGAGGCGGCGACCGGCACCGCGAGCATCGCCGACACGATCCGGGGCGTGGCCGACACCGCGGGGGAGATCAGCGGTCAGGCGGACGGCTCGCGCTCGTCCGCCGGTGCGCTCGCCGGCATGGCCGCCGAACTCGAACACCTGGTCGCGGGGTTCCGGAGGTAG
- a CDS encoding 4-hydroxy-3-methylbut-2-enyl diphosphate reductase codes for MTSTAKRVLLAKPRGYCAGVDRAVVTVEKALELYGAPVYVRKQIVHNRHVVAELEKRGAIFVEETEEVPEGATVIFSAHGVAPVVHQEAAARSLKSIDATCPLVTKVHHEARRFAAADYDILLIGHEGHEEVIGTSGEAPDHVHLVDGPEDVANVTVRDESKVVWLSQTTLSVDETMDTVGRLKTRFPLLESPPSDDICYATSNRQQAVKDIAPQCELVLVVGSTNSSNSVRLVEVAKQSGANDARLVDFAHQIDEAWLDGVTTVGLTSGASVPEELVEQVLGWLAERGYGEVEEILSAQERLAFSLPQELRRDLKAAGLPTA; via the coding sequence ATGACTTCGACCGCCAAGCGCGTCCTGCTCGCCAAGCCCCGGGGCTACTGCGCCGGTGTCGACCGCGCGGTCGTCACGGTGGAAAAGGCGCTCGAGTTGTACGGCGCGCCGGTATACGTCCGTAAGCAGATCGTGCACAACCGCCACGTCGTCGCCGAGTTGGAGAAGCGTGGCGCGATTTTTGTCGAGGAGACCGAAGAGGTGCCGGAAGGCGCCACCGTCATCTTCTCCGCGCACGGCGTCGCGCCGGTCGTCCACCAGGAGGCCGCGGCGCGGAGCCTGAAGTCGATCGACGCGACCTGCCCGCTGGTGACCAAGGTGCACCACGAGGCGCGCCGGTTCGCCGCGGCCGACTACGACATCCTGCTGATCGGCCACGAAGGGCACGAAGAGGTCATCGGCACCAGCGGTGAGGCTCCGGATCACGTCCACCTGGTCGACGGGCCGGAGGATGTGGCGAACGTCACTGTGCGTGACGAGTCGAAGGTCGTCTGGCTCTCCCAGACCACGCTGTCGGTGGACGAGACGATGGACACCGTCGGTCGGCTGAAGACCCGGTTCCCGCTGCTCGAGTCGCCGCCGAGCGACGACATCTGCTACGCCACGTCGAACCGTCAGCAGGCCGTCAAGGACATCGCGCCGCAGTGCGAGCTCGTGCTCGTGGTCGGTTCGACGAACTCGTCGAACTCGGTCCGGCTGGTCGAGGTGGCCAAGCAGTCCGGCGCGAACGACGCCCGGCTGGTCGACTTCGCGCACCAGATCGACGAGGCCTGGCTGGACGGCGTCACGACGGTCGGGCTCACCTCCGGCGCCTCGGTGCCCGAGGAACTCGTCGAGCAGGTCCTGGGCTGGCTCGCCGAGCGCGGGTACGGCGAGGTCGAGGAGATCCTCTCGGCGCAGGAGCGGCTGGCGTTCTCGCTGCCCCAGGAGCTGCGGCGCGACCTGAAGGCGGCGGGCCTCCCGACCGCGTAA
- the xseA gene encoding exodeoxyribonuclease VII large subunit: MTEAISTSRDAQRSSAEAPWPVRVVSMKIGQWVARLGDVWVEGQVAQVSRRPGAPTVFLTLRDPAADISIPVTCPRMVFDAVRPPLTEGARVLVHAKPDYYLQRGSLSLRASELRAVGIGELLARLARLKELLAAEGLFAAERKRPLPFLPGTVGLITGRASAAERDVLENARRRWPAVRFAVRPVAVQGTQAVTQILEALRELDADPEVDVIVLARGGGSVEDLLPFSDETLCRAVFACRTPVVSAIGHEPDTPLVDYVADVRCSTPTDAAKRVVPDLSEERQRIDAARQRLLRGVMSRLDAGQQWLDGVRSRPAFARPTVLVDQREAEVDGLRERARRTLAHRLDAAGAELGQVRARVRALSPQATLDRGYAVVQRTDGAVLRDAADAAPGDALRVRLASGELPAVVTER; this comes from the coding sequence GTGACCGAAGCGATCTCCACTTCCCGAGACGCACAGCGCAGCTCCGCCGAGGCCCCCTGGCCGGTGCGCGTGGTGAGCATGAAGATCGGGCAGTGGGTCGCCCGGCTCGGCGACGTCTGGGTCGAGGGCCAGGTCGCCCAGGTGTCCCGCCGCCCCGGCGCGCCGACCGTCTTCCTCACGCTCCGTGATCCGGCGGCGGACATCAGCATCCCGGTCACCTGCCCGCGGATGGTGTTCGACGCGGTCCGCCCGCCGCTGACCGAGGGCGCTCGGGTCCTCGTGCACGCCAAGCCCGACTACTACCTGCAACGCGGGTCGCTCTCACTGCGCGCCAGCGAGCTCCGCGCAGTGGGTATCGGCGAACTGCTCGCCCGGCTGGCCCGGCTGAAGGAGCTACTCGCCGCCGAGGGCCTCTTCGCCGCCGAACGCAAGCGGCCGCTGCCGTTCCTGCCCGGCACCGTGGGGCTGATCACCGGCCGCGCGAGCGCGGCCGAGCGGGACGTGCTGGAGAACGCCCGGCGCCGCTGGCCCGCGGTGCGGTTCGCGGTGCGCCCGGTCGCGGTGCAGGGCACCCAGGCCGTGACGCAGATCCTCGAGGCGCTCCGCGAGCTGGACGCCGACCCGGAGGTGGACGTCATCGTGCTCGCGCGCGGCGGCGGCTCGGTGGAAGATCTGCTCCCGTTCAGCGACGAGACGCTGTGCCGGGCGGTCTTCGCGTGCCGGACGCCCGTGGTGAGCGCGATCGGCCACGAACCCGACACCCCGCTCGTCGACTACGTCGCCGACGTCCGCTGCTCGACGCCGACCGACGCGGCGAAGCGGGTCGTGCCCGACCTGAGCGAGGAACGGCAGCGCATCGACGCCGCACGGCAGCGGCTCCTCCGCGGCGTCATGTCCCGGCTGGACGCGGGGCAACAGTGGCTCGACGGGGTGCGCTCGCGCCCGGCGTTCGCCCGGCCGACGGTGCTGGTCGACCAGCGCGAAGCCGAGGTCGATGGGCTGCGCGAGCGAGCCAGGCGGACGCTCGCGCACCGGCTCGACGCCGCGGGCGCCGAGCTCGGCCAGGTGCGGGCACGCGTCCGGGCGCTCTCGCCGCAGGCCACGCTCGACCGCGGGTACGCGGTCGTGCAGCGGACCGATGGCGCGGTGCTGCGCGACGCCGCGGACGCCGCGCCGGGTGACGCGCTCCGGGTGCGGCTGGCGTCCGGCGAACTGCCCGCCGTGGTCACCGAGCGCTGA
- a CDS encoding exodeoxyribonuclease VII small subunit codes for MAERLSYEDARAQLVEVVQRLEAGGTTLEEALALWERGEQLATVCQEWLDGARARLEAARATD; via the coding sequence ATGGCGGAACGGCTGAGCTACGAGGACGCCCGCGCCCAACTCGTCGAGGTCGTGCAACGCCTGGAGGCAGGCGGAACGACGCTCGAGGAGGCGCTGGCGCTCTGGGAGCGCGGCGAGCAGCTCGCGACGGTCTGCCAGGAGTGGCTCGACGGTGCCCGCGCCCGCCTGGAAGCGGCCCGCGCCACCGACTGA
- a CDS encoding response regulator transcription factor: MSERAGQRRVLVVDDEENVSHLVSTALRLDGFTTVVADTAPGALAAVAEHDPDLVVLDIMLGDAGGMDGVGVLRRLREAGAEVPVIFLTARDASGDVVAGLRAGADDYVVKPFRVEELLARVHAVMRRSVPDPTRSATLKVADLELDEESREVHRAGQEVHLTATEFELLRYLMRNERVVVSKAQILERVWRYDFGGQSNIVELYIGYLRKKIDNVEPRLIHTVRGAGYVLKAPR; encoded by the coding sequence ATGAGCGAGCGTGCCGGACAGCGCCGAGTCCTCGTCGTCGACGACGAGGAGAACGTTTCGCACCTGGTCTCCACCGCGCTCCGCCTGGACGGTTTCACGACGGTGGTGGCCGACACCGCTCCCGGCGCACTCGCCGCCGTGGCTGAGCACGACCCGGACCTGGTCGTCCTCGACATCATGCTGGGCGACGCGGGCGGCATGGACGGCGTCGGCGTCCTGCGCAGGCTCCGCGAGGCCGGCGCCGAGGTGCCGGTGATCTTCCTGACCGCCAGGGACGCCAGCGGCGACGTGGTCGCCGGGCTGCGCGCCGGCGCCGACGACTACGTGGTCAAGCCGTTCCGGGTCGAGGAGCTGCTGGCCAGGGTGCACGCGGTGATGCGGCGCTCGGTGCCCGACCCGACCCGCTCGGCCACGTTGAAGGTCGCCGACCTGGAACTGGACGAGGAGAGCCGGGAGGTGCACCGAGCCGGCCAGGAAGTGCACCTGACCGCGACCGAGTTCGAGCTGCTGCGCTACCTGATGCGGAACGAGCGGGTCGTCGTCAGCAAGGCACAGATCCTGGAGCGGGTCTGGCGCTACGACTTCGGTGGTCAGTCGAACATCGTCGAGCTGTACATCGGCTACCTGCGCAAGAAGATCGACAACGTCGAACCGCGCCTGATCCACACCGTGCGCGGCGCCGGCTACGTCCTGAAGGCGCCGCGGTGA
- a CDS encoding sensor histidine kinase, producing MTRFSLRTRLVAVVVAVTVFALAAGGAATWLSLRAYLYNRLDTQLHEMAKARQHFFDDRVTPDGGILVDLTDPRFLAPGGADGNGGQQTILEPDGDIIAQLAVVYSKYPSADVLLTLTDEDAKKLATHTHTTFSMTSAGGQDIRVESRPLSNGMVVAIAFPTKNIDNTLTQLVLVELAVSGAAVLAALGLGTYGVRVGLQPLTRVRRTAHEIAENLKRHGSGLERRVPPSDPRTEVGQLTEAVNTMLSEAQAAYAQRVENEDRMRRFLADASHELRTPLTSLRGYAELERLRAATIGAEDPAATQDALRRIETEGDRMARLVDDLLLLARTDQGSAAPQLGPVAVDELLDEAADRAGAAHPNRPFVVDTPNTGLVLVGDREALLQVLGNLLRNAAIHTPGPRPIRLGARPDGSSVLLLVADEGPGMTPEQAAHAFERFWRADSGRTRATGGSGLGLAIVHALVTAQHGAVGMSSDVATGTTVLVRMPGLVDDRGRLVHQPAPDAYSQHYPDYGRTP from the coding sequence ATGACGCGGTTCTCACTGCGTACCCGCCTCGTGGCGGTCGTCGTCGCGGTCACCGTGTTCGCGCTGGCCGCGGGCGGCGCCGCCACCTGGCTCTCGCTACGCGCGTACCTCTACAACCGCCTCGACACCCAGCTCCACGAGATGGCGAAGGCCCGCCAGCACTTTTTCGACGACCGGGTGACGCCGGACGGCGGGATCTTGGTCGACCTCACCGACCCGCGCTTCCTGGCTCCCGGTGGCGCCGACGGCAACGGCGGTCAGCAGACGATCCTGGAGCCGGACGGCGACATCATCGCGCAGCTCGCCGTCGTGTACTCGAAGTACCCGAGCGCCGACGTCCTCCTGACCCTGACCGACGAGGACGCGAAGAAGCTCGCCACGCACACGCACACGACGTTCAGCATGACGTCGGCAGGTGGGCAGGACATCCGCGTCGAGTCGCGACCGTTGAGCAACGGCATGGTCGTGGCGATCGCGTTCCCCACCAAGAACATCGACAACACGCTCACCCAGCTGGTCCTGGTGGAGCTGGCGGTGAGCGGCGCGGCGGTGTTGGCCGCGCTGGGCCTCGGCACGTACGGCGTCCGCGTGGGGTTGCAGCCACTGACGAGGGTGCGCCGGACCGCGCACGAGATCGCGGAAAACCTGAAACGCCACGGCAGCGGCCTGGAACGGCGGGTACCGCCGAGTGATCCCCGCACCGAGGTCGGCCAGCTCACCGAGGCGGTCAACACGATGCTGAGCGAGGCGCAGGCCGCCTACGCCCAGCGCGTGGAGAACGAGGACCGCATGCGTCGTTTCCTCGCCGACGCCTCACACGAACTCCGGACGCCGCTGACGTCGCTGCGCGGCTACGCGGAGTTGGAGCGGCTGCGCGCCGCGACGATCGGCGCCGAGGACCCGGCCGCCACCCAGGACGCCCTGCGCCGGATCGAGACCGAGGGTGACCGGATGGCCCGGCTGGTCGACGACCTGCTGCTGCTCGCGCGCACCGACCAGGGGTCGGCCGCGCCCCAGCTCGGGCCGGTCGCGGTCGACGAGTTGCTCGACGAGGCCGCCGACCGCGCCGGGGCCGCCCACCCCAACCGCCCGTTCGTCGTCGACACCCCGAACACCGGCCTGGTGCTCGTCGGCGACCGCGAGGCGCTGCTCCAGGTGCTCGGCAACCTGCTGCGTAACGCCGCGATCCACACCCCGGGGCCGCGTCCGATCCGGCTGGGCGCCCGGCCGGACGGCAGCTCGGTGCTGCTGCTCGTCGCCGACGAGGGTCCCGGCATGACGCCGGAGCAGGCCGCGCACGCGTTCGAGCGGTTCTGGCGCGCCGACTCGGGCCGTACCCGCGCCACCGGCGGCAGCGGCCTGGGCCTGGCCATCGTCCACGCGCTGGTCACCGCACAGCACGGCGCCGTCGGCATGAGCAGCGACGTCGCCACCGGAACCACCGTGCTGGTCCGGATGCCAGGGCTGGTCGACGACCGCGGCCGGTTGGTACACCAGCCCGCCCCGGACGCGTACTCGCAGCACTACCCGGACTACGGCCGCACCCCGTAG
- a CDS encoding TetR/AcrR family transcriptional regulator produces the protein MSELSLRERKKAQTRLLIADMAMGLFAERGFDAVTVAEVARAADVSVNTVFNYFPTKEDLFFDRQAEVEDLLSAIVREREPGESAVGALRRVMVDGMTSDDWRTGLWDGAAEFFRLVDAAPSLRSRERELGERSLLALARTLADETDASPDDPLPIVVAGLVIGAREAVVGEARRRLSGGEPLADVKEWAVAAYRRAFELIERGVPADYGVRP, from the coding sequence GTGAGCGAACTATCGCTGCGGGAGCGGAAGAAAGCGCAGACCAGGCTGCTGATCGCGGACATGGCGATGGGCCTGTTCGCGGAGCGGGGCTTCGACGCGGTGACGGTCGCCGAGGTGGCGCGGGCCGCCGACGTCTCGGTCAACACGGTCTTCAACTACTTCCCGACCAAGGAAGACCTGTTCTTCGACCGGCAGGCCGAGGTCGAGGACCTGCTCTCGGCGATCGTCCGGGAGCGGGAACCGGGGGAGAGCGCGGTCGGCGCGCTGCGGCGGGTCATGGTCGACGGTATGACGTCCGACGACTGGCGAACCGGTCTGTGGGACGGCGCAGCCGAGTTCTTCCGCCTGGTCGACGCCGCCCCCTCGCTGCGATCCCGGGAGCGGGAGCTCGGCGAGCGCAGCCTGCTCGCGCTGGCGCGGACGCTCGCGGACGAGACCGACGCCTCGCCCGACGATCCGCTGCCGATCGTCGTCGCCGGGCTGGTCATCGGTGCCAGGGAAGCGGTGGTCGGCGAGGCCCGCCGCCGGCTGTCCGGCGGCGAGCCGCTCGCGGACGTCAAGGAGTGGGCGGTGGCCGCGTACCGTCGCGCGTTCGAGCTGATCGAGCGCGGGGTCCCGGCCGACTACGGGGTGCGGCCGTAG